The Ignatzschineria rhizosphaerae genome contains a region encoding:
- a CDS encoding leucyl aminopeptidase has translation MNINKMMFQVSQDALDQHATDCLVIGAFEEQLSDDAKSLDKALNGKLTKLLESGDISGKAGEILSLIDLDGIQAKRLVIVGLGKKEKFSLDGLRKAVLAVTRWAKATPVKTLTFSLLQQCKIKETSIATLIQAAGDALYQFAAPKKEAVKALDLQSITVLDANADQTVKNAVAYGQALVNGMSLTKDLANMPANMMTPTDLGEAALALAKEFPNVKATVLDKAQIEALKMGSFLSVAQGSVEEPRFIVLEYKHADNKDEAPIALVGKGVTFDTGGISLKPGAAMDEMKYDMGGAASVLGTFRALAELNIKTNVMGFIPATENMPSGTAVKPGDVVTSMSGQTIEILNTDAEGRLILCDALTYATQHKPKAIVDIATLTGAIIIALGHEVSGLFGNNEALTAKIKASADSTRDHVWEFPIWNEIYQPMLDSNFADMGNISTGGRGAGSITAACFLERFVEEYPWVHLDVAGTAWTSGKEKGSTARPVPLLLDFIKNYQA, from the coding sequence ATGAATATTAACAAAATGATGTTCCAAGTATCGCAAGATGCTCTTGACCAACACGCAACAGATTGCCTTGTTATCGGCGCATTTGAAGAGCAGTTAAGTGATGATGCAAAAAGCCTTGATAAAGCTTTAAATGGCAAGCTTACAAAGCTACTTGAAAGCGGAGATATTAGCGGTAAAGCGGGTGAAATCTTATCACTTATTGATCTTGATGGGATTCAAGCAAAACGCCTTGTAATCGTCGGTCTTGGTAAGAAAGAGAAATTCTCCCTCGATGGTCTACGCAAAGCGGTTCTCGCGGTGACAAGATGGGCAAAAGCAACGCCAGTAAAAACATTAACCTTCTCCCTTCTTCAACAGTGCAAAATTAAAGAGACCTCTATCGCAACGCTTATTCAAGCTGCGGGCGATGCACTCTATCAATTTGCCGCACCTAAAAAAGAAGCCGTAAAAGCACTTGACCTTCAAAGCATTACTGTTTTAGATGCAAATGCTGATCAAACTGTGAAAAACGCCGTTGCTTACGGGCAAGCGCTTGTTAATGGTATGAGTCTTACTAAAGATCTTGCCAATATGCCGGCGAACATGATGACGCCAACAGATCTTGGTGAAGCAGCTTTAGCGCTTGCTAAAGAGTTCCCAAATGTGAAAGCAACCGTGCTTGATAAAGCACAAATTGAAGCGCTTAAAATGGGCTCATTCTTATCAGTTGCGCAAGGCTCGGTTGAAGAACCACGCTTTATCGTGCTTGAATATAAACACGCAGACAACAAAGATGAAGCACCGATTGCGCTCGTTGGTAAAGGTGTAACATTTGATACAGGCGGTATTTCTCTTAAGCCAGGCGCTGCGATGGATGAGATGAAATACGATATGGGCGGTGCTGCTTCTGTTCTTGGAACATTCCGTGCACTTGCTGAGCTTAACATCAAAACAAATGTGATGGGCTTTATTCCGGCAACAGAAAATATGCCATCTGGCACAGCTGTAAAGCCTGGTGATGTTGTCACTTCAATGTCGGGGCAAACGATTGAAATCCTCAACACCGATGCCGAAGGCCGCTTAATCCTTTGTGATGCGTTAACCTACGCAACACAACACAAACCTAAAGCAATCGTGGATATCGCAACGTTAACAGGCGCAATCATCATCGCTCTTGGTCATGAAGTATCAGGTCTTTTCGGTAACAATGAGGCGCTTACTGCAAAAATTAAAGCATCAGCAGATAGCACTCGAGATCATGTTTGGGAGTTTCCTATCTGGAATGAGATCTATCAGCCAATGCTTGATTCAAACTTTGCAGATATGGGAAATATCAGCACAGGTGGCAGAGGCGCAGGTTCAATCACGGCAGCATGCTTCCTTGAGCGCTTTGTAGAAGAATACCCTTGGGTACATTTAGATGTAGCAGGTACAGCATGGACTTCAGGTAAAGAGAAAGGTTCAACCGCTCGCCCTGTTCCATTACTTTTAGATTTCATCAAAAATTATCAAGCATAA
- the gap gene encoding type I glyceraldehyde-3-phosphate dehydrogenase — protein sequence MAIRVGINGFGRIGRFVFRAACERNDIEVVGINDLIDVDYMAYMLKYDSTHGRFNGTVEVKDGHLVVNGKTIRVTAERDPANLKWDEINVDVVVEGTGLFLTDETARKHITAGAKKVVMTGPSKDKTPMFVIGVNENTYKGEDIVSNASCTTNCLAPIAKVLNDTWGIESGLMTTVHATTATQKTVDGPSAKDWRGGRGAAQNIIPSSTGAAKAVGVVIPELNGKLTGMSFRVPTPNVSVVDLTVNLKKPATYAEICAKMKEMAEGELKGVLGYTEDQVVSTDFLGEVCTSVFDAKAGIALTDNFVKVVSWYDNEIGYSNKVLDLVAHISK from the coding sequence ATGGCAATTCGTGTAGGTATCAATGGTTTTGGCCGTATCGGTCGCTTTGTTTTCCGTGCAGCTTGTGAGCGTAATGACATTGAAGTTGTAGGAATCAACGATTTGATCGATGTTGATTACATGGCTTACATGCTCAAATATGATTCAACTCATGGTCGTTTTAACGGCACTGTTGAAGTTAAAGATGGTCATTTAGTTGTAAATGGTAAAACCATCCGTGTTACTGCTGAAAGAGATCCTGCAAACCTTAAATGGGATGAGATCAATGTTGATGTTGTGGTAGAAGGTACAGGCCTCTTCTTAACGGATGAAACTGCACGTAAACACATCACAGCTGGTGCTAAAAAAGTTGTAATGACAGGTCCTTCAAAAGATAAAACACCGATGTTTGTAATCGGCGTTAACGAAAACACCTACAAAGGTGAAGATATCGTGTCAAACGCATCATGCACCACAAACTGCTTAGCACCCATTGCTAAAGTATTAAATGATACCTGGGGCATTGAGTCAGGCTTAATGACAACAGTTCACGCAACAACAGCAACACAAAAAACTGTTGACGGTCCTTCAGCAAAAGATTGGAGAGGCGGACGCGGCGCTGCGCAAAACATCATTCCTTCATCAACAGGTGCAGCAAAAGCTGTTGGTGTTGTTATCCCTGAGTTAAACGGTAAATTAACTGGAATGTCATTCCGCGTTCCTACACCAAACGTCTCTGTTGTTGACTTAACGGTGAACCTTAAAAAGCCAGCAACTTATGCAGAAATCTGTGCAAAAATGAAAGAGATGGCAGAAGGCGAACTTAAAGGTGTTTTAGGCTATACAGAAGACCAAGTTGTTTCAACAGACTTCTTAGGCGAAGTATGCACATCAGTATTTGATGCTAAAGCAGGTATTGCGTTAACTGATAACTTCGTAAAAGTTGTATCTTGGTATGACAACGAAATCGGTTACTCAAACAAAGTACTTGATTTAGTAGCGCATATCTCTAAATAA
- a CDS encoding tetratricopeptide repeat protein codes for MPFYILDLIIAFCCVIHVFKTGQDRYWIYIVIILPVAGFLAYLLMVVLPGLLNSRQGYKVTNKIKKILNPQAELKEALKANETAETYANQKRLGDAYLGVKEYQQALMVYLRILKGLYATDPELLLQIAKCYYHLGNADECLNTLTQLKMHNPDFHTAIGRLYYAKALALKGDKVASKHEYQAIIKYYPGFDARVSYAEDLLAWGDLEEAKALLQTLSREVKRSERHVRELNEESVKRMKQLLAENQW; via the coding sequence ATGCCCTTTTATATTCTTGATTTAATTATTGCATTTTGCTGCGTTATTCATGTCTTTAAAACAGGGCAAGATCGGTATTGGATCTATATCGTCATTATTTTGCCGGTAGCTGGTTTTTTAGCATATCTATTAATGGTTGTACTGCCGGGGCTATTAAATAGTCGTCAAGGTTATAAAGTGACTAATAAGATTAAGAAGATATTAAACCCTCAAGCGGAGTTGAAAGAGGCGCTTAAAGCTAATGAGACGGCAGAGACTTACGCTAATCAAAAGCGGTTAGGGGATGCTTATTTGGGAGTGAAAGAGTATCAGCAAGCATTGATGGTCTATTTAAGAATTTTAAAAGGGCTTTACGCTACCGATCCAGAGTTACTATTACAAATCGCAAAGTGCTATTATCACCTTGGAAATGCCGATGAATGCTTAAATACATTAACGCAGTTAAAAATGCATAATCCTGATTTTCATACGGCAATAGGGCGCTTATATTATGCCAAAGCGTTAGCTTTAAAAGGGGATAAAGTTGCCTCTAAGCATGAGTATCAAGCGATTATCAAGTATTATCCTGGCTTTGATGCTAGGGTTAGTTATGCAGAAGATCTGCTTGCTTGGGGGGATTTAGAAGAGGCTAAAGCGTTATTGCAAACGTTAAGCCGAGAAGTGAAAAGATCAGAGCGCCATGTTCGTGAATTAAATGAAGAGAGCGTGAAACGTATGAAGCAGCTCCTTGCCGAAAATCAGTGGTAG
- a CDS encoding multidrug effflux MFS transporter yields the protein MTFFTPKKLPKAPLLVVIITLMGAFAPMSIDLYLPAFLQIQEGLATTDSEVKKTLTLFLVGLCIGMMFYGPLSDKYGRRNIILIGATIYSLTSIASTFIANIEGLQALRLIQAIGAGACMVVGRAVIRDVFKGKQVAVMMSVVQVIMMIAPLLAPLVGVMLLYVFDSWRALFWALTFFGSMAFFLTFFFLPETYKKEERPKITIGDTFYNYFLILKDRRSLGAMLGCALPSGITFAYVTGSSYLYQAKYGLTEFEFSILFGLNIVGVIVSALLNIVCLRRFNVLTLIIFGLCWMSISGIVMLLIGGQSLIGFFLSTFLLMCVSGFIGNNIVSQIIELNYDRAGAAMALNSSTQFFVGAIASLLVTHHQELLVPVMGISGILAVIAYAGLYQPWREVRASIEK from the coding sequence ATGACCTTTTTTACGCCTAAAAAACTTCCTAAAGCCCCCTTGTTAGTGGTCATTATTACCTTAATGGGTGCATTTGCGCCGATGTCGATAGATCTTTATTTACCGGCATTTTTACAAATTCAAGAAGGTCTAGCTACAACAGATTCTGAAGTGAAAAAGACTTTAACACTCTTTTTAGTAGGATTATGTATTGGCATGATGTTTTACGGCCCGCTTTCAGACAAGTATGGGCGCCGTAATATTATCTTAATTGGGGCAACTATTTATTCACTCACAAGTATAGCAAGTACCTTTATTGCAAATATCGAAGGGCTACAAGCACTACGCTTAATTCAAGCGATTGGCGCTGGGGCTTGTATGGTTGTGGGTAGGGCGGTGATTCGTGATGTATTTAAAGGTAAGCAAGTTGCTGTCATGATGTCTGTGGTGCAAGTAATTATGATGATAGCGCCTCTTCTAGCGCCGCTTGTGGGCGTGATGCTGCTTTATGTATTTGATAGCTGGCGAGCGCTCTTTTGGGCATTGACCTTCTTTGGCTCTATGGCATTTTTCTTAACTTTTTTCTTCTTGCCAGAAACTTATAAGAAGGAGGAGAGACCGAAGATCACCATTGGGGATACTTTTTATAACTACTTCTTAATTCTAAAAGACCGCCGTTCTTTAGGGGCGATGCTCGGGTGCGCGCTTCCATCTGGTATTACTTTTGCGTATGTCACAGGTTCCTCTTATCTTTATCAGGCTAAATATGGTTTAACAGAGTTTGAATTTAGTATTCTCTTTGGTTTAAATATCGTGGGCGTGATTGTCAGTGCGCTGCTTAATATTGTTTGTCTGCGCCGTTTTAATGTTTTAACACTGATTATTTTTGGCTTATGTTGGATGAGTATCTCCGGCATTGTAATGCTCTTAATCGGTGGGCAATCCCTAATTGGCTTTTTCCTTTCGACATTTCTTTTAATGTGTGTGTCTGGTTTTATCGGTAACAATATCGTCTCGCAAATTATTGAGCTCAATTACGATAGAGCAGGGGCCGCTATGGCATTAAACTCTTCAACGCAATTTTTTGTCGGGGCTATTGCGAGTCTCCTTGTGACGCATCATCAAGAATTATTAGTACCAGTAATGGGGATTTCAGGAATTTTAGCTGTGATTGCTTATGCCGGTCTTTATCAGCCGTGGCGAGAAGTGAGAGCTTCTATAGAAAAATAG
- the cysS gene encoding cysteine--tRNA ligase has product MIQVYNSLTRKKEPFVPINPHHINMYVCGMTVYDYCHIGHARSLVAFDMINRYFRHRGFNMKFVRNITDIDDKIIARANERGITIQELTAEFIDKMNEDCEALNILKPDQEPRATEHIAGMLEMIGKLIEKGLAYPAENGDVYYRVREFKEYGKLSNQSIDELRSGERVAVDQFKEDPLDFVLWKHAKEGEPYWDSPFGKGRPGWHIECSVMSAEELGTHFDIHGGGMDLKFPHHECEIAQSEGCHDHPMANYWMHNGFINIDNEKMSKSLGNFFTIREILEIYPAEVLRFFILNAHYRSHINYSDETITQAGNGLRRLYTALSQAPETIPTLPESHPLMDKFYAAMDDDFNSPLAISILYEAATAYNKTGEAIYYTLLKELGGVLGLLQQAPEAFLQGDSNDLGIDIDAMILARNEARANKEWAESDRIRDELTALGIALEDKDGKTTWRKIS; this is encoded by the coding sequence ATGATTCAGGTATACAATAGCCTAACTAGAAAAAAAGAACCCTTTGTTCCTATCAATCCCCATCATATTAATATGTATGTTTGTGGAATGACGGTTTATGATTACTGTCATATCGGTCACGCTCGCTCTTTAGTTGCATTTGATATGATCAATCGTTACTTCCGCCATCGTGGATTTAACATGAAATTTGTGCGTAATATCACCGATATTGATGACAAAATTATTGCAAGAGCAAATGAACGCGGCATTACCATTCAAGAACTTACTGCTGAATTTATCGATAAGATGAATGAAGATTGTGAGGCGCTTAATATCTTAAAGCCTGACCAAGAGCCTCGTGCAACCGAGCATATTGCCGGCATGTTAGAGATGATTGGGAAGCTGATTGAAAAAGGCCTAGCTTATCCTGCTGAAAATGGTGATGTATATTACCGAGTGCGTGAATTTAAAGAGTATGGCAAGCTCTCTAATCAATCTATAGATGAACTTCGCTCAGGCGAGCGAGTCGCAGTAGATCAATTTAAAGAAGATCCATTAGATTTCGTGCTTTGGAAACATGCCAAAGAGGGAGAACCTTATTGGGATTCACCTTTTGGAAAAGGTCGCCCAGGTTGGCATATTGAATGTTCTGTAATGAGCGCTGAAGAACTTGGCACTCATTTTGATATTCACGGCGGCGGTATGGATTTAAAATTCCCGCACCATGAATGTGAGATTGCGCAATCAGAAGGTTGTCATGATCACCCAATGGCAAATTACTGGATGCATAATGGCTTTATCAATATTGATAATGAGAAAATGAGTAAATCTCTTGGAAATTTCTTCACTATTCGTGAAATTTTAGAGATCTATCCCGCAGAAGTGCTTCGCTTCTTTATCTTAAATGCCCATTATCGCAGCCATATTAACTATTCTGATGAAACCATTACCCAAGCAGGCAACGGGCTTCGTAGACTCTATACAGCGCTTAGCCAAGCGCCGGAAACGATTCCTACACTTCCAGAGTCGCACCCATTAATGGATAAATTCTACGCAGCGATGGATGATGACTTTAATTCTCCCCTTGCCATCTCCATATTATATGAAGCAGCAACGGCGTATAATAAAACGGGAGAGGCAATCTACTACACGCTCCTTAAAGAGTTAGGAGGTGTTCTTGGCTTACTTCAGCAAGCGCCGGAAGCATTCCTTCAAGGGGATAGCAATGATCTTGGAATTGATATTGATGCCATGATTCTTGCTAGAAATGAAGCACGCGCCAATAAAGAGTGGGCAGAATCTGATCGTATTCGTGATGAACTCACCGCTCTTGGCATTGCCCTTGAAGATAAAGATGGTAAAACAACTTGGAGAAAAATATCATGA
- a CDS encoding HP0495 family protein has product MINPETGEALVEFPTHFSFKVTGANTDDFEETIITLMTEVDPKLDHDRIKRNLSKTGKYLSLTIDVYVTEQGHIDKVYELLKDEKKVLFAI; this is encoded by the coding sequence ATGATTAATCCAGAAACAGGGGAAGCACTTGTTGAATTCCCAACACACTTTTCTTTTAAAGTCACTGGCGCTAATACCGATGATTTTGAAGAGACAATTATTACATTAATGACGGAAGTAGATCCTAAGCTCGATCACGACCGTATTAAGAGAAACTTGAGCAAAACCGGTAAGTATCTCTCTTTAACAATTGATGTTTATGTGACAGAGCAAGGCCATATTGATAAGGTCTATGAGCTTTTAAAAGATGAGAAAAAGGTTTTATTTGCAATCTAA
- a CDS encoding GNAT family N-acetyltransferase codes for MMIMDYRLLKPEESRDYRALRLESLKRYPSFFHDKYEDLVNIPELKTEQDIIQQCFERFVMGAFWQDRLVGICFFVKDEQGTGNIYQMYVQRQLQGKSIGEGLIQATIQEAFRRFPGINMTLVVAIDNKSAIALYKKIGFEKIENDVSENTIVMRYIS; via the coding sequence ATGATGATAATGGACTATCGTTTATTAAAACCAGAGGAGAGCCGTGATTATAGAGCACTTCGGTTAGAATCTTTGAAGCGATATCCTTCATTTTTTCATGATAAGTATGAAGATCTAGTAAATATTCCTGAGTTAAAAACAGAGCAAGATATTATTCAGCAATGCTTTGAGCGGTTTGTGATGGGGGCATTTTGGCAAGATCGTTTAGTGGGGATCTGCTTTTTTGTCAAAGATGAGCAAGGCACCGGTAATATTTATCAGATGTATGTTCAAAGACAATTGCAGGGAAAGTCGATTGGAGAAGGATTAATTCAAGCAACAATACAAGAAGCTTTTCGGCGTTTTCCGGGAATTAATATGACATTGGTCGTTGCCATTGACAATAAGAGCGCGATTGCCCTTTATAAAAAGATTGGGTTTGAAAAAATCGAGAATGATGTGAGTGAAAATACTATTGTCATGAGATATATCTCGTAA
- a CDS encoding TraB/GumN family protein: MSVIRKIQARFRSLFMAGLLLVMAIIMPTYAEKTPISNPDASFLWKISYEGKDVGALLGTVHIGTKESAISDQAALLIDQSTHLVTEIQIVFPSIQDEQRIYSQAIFSAFKPETRTIEERFTPQYAEGVRDALRKQRIVLLAQQDQLSNEFILMMMMLDIGKEYHADFGMEKLLRTYISGKTIENVGLEEIGESLEYYVEASKPLSKIMIEAWLDNQALLQGLNKDLIQSYEKNDIEEFTQVMNQMEGISLHADENEADIAHYYDVLLFNRNKAWLKTLSPLLKENAKTENFHFIAVGAFHLLSDEGMVELLREEGFELTPLFDKRELD; the protein is encoded by the coding sequence GTGAGTGTAATAAGAAAAATTCAAGCAAGATTTCGATCATTATTCATGGCGGGATTATTATTAGTGATGGCGATAATCATGCCAACTTATGCAGAGAAAACGCCGATATCTAATCCTGACGCTTCTTTTCTTTGGAAGATCAGTTATGAGGGAAAAGATGTCGGAGCACTTTTAGGAACTGTGCATATTGGTACTAAAGAGAGTGCGATATCAGATCAAGCGGCTTTGCTGATTGATCAAAGTACGCATCTTGTGACAGAGATACAAATTGTATTCCCATCGATTCAAGATGAGCAGAGAATCTATTCTCAAGCGATTTTTTCGGCATTTAAACCAGAAACGAGAACGATAGAGGAGCGCTTTACACCACAATATGCAGAAGGTGTTCGTGATGCTCTTCGTAAACAGCGTATTGTCTTATTAGCGCAGCAAGATCAGTTATCAAATGAATTTATTTTAATGATGATGATGCTCGATATTGGTAAAGAATATCACGCTGATTTTGGCATGGAAAAGCTCCTAAGAACCTACATTTCAGGTAAAACGATTGAAAATGTCGGATTAGAAGAGATCGGAGAGTCTTTAGAGTATTATGTAGAAGCTTCAAAGCCACTGTCTAAAATAATGATTGAGGCATGGCTTGATAATCAAGCATTACTGCAAGGACTTAATAAAGATCTTATTCAGAGTTATGAAAAAAATGATATTGAAGAGTTCACGCAAGTGATGAATCAAATGGAAGGAATCTCTCTCCATGCTGATGAAAATGAGGCAGATATTGCACATTATTATGATGTTTTGCTCTTTAATCGTAATAAAGCATGGCTCAAAACCCTTTCCCCGCTTTTAAAAGAGAATGCGAAAACAGAGAATTTCCATTTTATTGCGGTAGGTGCTTTTCATCTTTTAAGTGATGAAGGGATGGTCGAACTTTTAAGAGAGGAAGGTTTTGAGTTAACGCCGCTTTTTGATAAGAGAGAGCTAGATTAA
- a CDS encoding NADPH-dependent FMN reductase has translation MKKVLFIVGSIRQESINRKVALAISKLLSADFTPIFAEIKNLPLYNQDFDGKEPSEVIAFKEQIKACDAVIIVTPEYNRSVPGVLKNALDIGSRPGGQSVWDGKPVGILGASEGAIGTALAQQHLRLIVSFLNMPAMSQPEAYVRYHHALLSEDGKILEAGTKAHLEKWVAAFEAWVKKFVI, from the coding sequence ATGAAAAAAGTTCTATTTATCGTCGGTTCAATTCGCCAAGAATCTATTAATCGCAAAGTTGCGCTGGCTATTTCTAAATTATTAAGTGCAGACTTTACCCCTATCTTTGCTGAGATTAAAAATTTGCCACTCTACAATCAAGATTTTGATGGGAAAGAACCTTCAGAAGTTATAGCTTTTAAAGAGCAGATAAAAGCGTGTGATGCCGTGATTATTGTTACCCCTGAATATAATCGCTCTGTGCCGGGTGTTTTAAAAAATGCGCTCGATATTGGTTCAAGACCTGGTGGGCAAAGTGTTTGGGACGGTAAGCCTGTGGGGATTTTAGGCGCAAGTGAAGGGGCGATTGGAACAGCTTTAGCACAGCAGCATTTACGGCTCATCGTAAGCTTTTTAAATATGCCGGCAATGTCTCAGCCAGAAGCTTATGTGCGTTATCATCATGCGCTTTTATCGGAAGATGGTAAGATCCTTGAAGCGGGCACTAAAGCGCATCTTGAAAAATGGGTAGCAGCATTTGAAGCATGGGTTAAGAAATTTGTGATTTAA
- a CDS encoding TonB-dependent hemoglobin/transferrin/lactoferrin family receptor — MKRSYLNLAVMAALGFSFSIAIANEEIGKADTFEDEAIRLSPVQIRGKAIEQDFDEGVNSVEVLNRQALNKAAAADLKKLTRYMPGVSVAKDAQKGVSQGIRIRGIDFNRITMSIDGDRLPEGQAWGHSSAYNAGRDFVEFDTLKRVDILKEPNSAKNGADTLAGSVNFRTFDPEDFVNLEKTYYLGLQHHYTSANKGHRSTFTGAGMKDQFSWLFIGTDKRYHETKNRGENDELGNKRTTPNPLDAKGHNLLGKVAWTAENQRLEIMAEEYKNKIDVDMLHMKSNRAHIYENTLDIKRQRYAADYRLDLNNNWIDQANIRLYQNKLTNRDGVRSRFSVSDSVPTSHSVSDFKVDIKGLKLDFDKALVIGSTSHALSWGVDFRETKTSRLEKANASADKQRKDFPDAKMRDLGFYLQDNITWGDGWRLSAGVNIDHHTMKSTPDAVFLQEGKVDTNGGRIDSRYLASQRYSDTSITPKLNLSKSFWNQKAEAFIGYSEGVRHPSFDNLGTYNHGGTHLVPNLDLKKETSRNYMAGLLYDDGWSRWGVNTYLSQYHNFIRTEDFADSRGQRYTMPVNVKRINVYGVELSFKQHLTENWILNGSLAYAKSKNRATGKELESNPFDKDRLGVDPFTYTLGLAYEAENWGASLDWKHVNAKTREYKTDNKYFHFVDSPKYNVVDLTTWWKVDRNIEINAGIYNLTNEKYWDGIDLQDEKAHGMWADWYNHIDRWTQPGRNVAVSIKINI, encoded by the coding sequence ATGAAGCGTTCATATTTAAATCTTGCAGTGATGGCTGCTTTAGGATTTTCATTTTCAATTGCGATTGCTAATGAGGAGATCGGTAAAGCTGATACTTTTGAGGATGAAGCTATTAGATTATCGCCAGTTCAAATAAGAGGAAAAGCGATAGAGCAGGATTTTGATGAGGGTGTTAATTCTGTGGAAGTGCTCAATCGGCAAGCTCTTAATAAAGCAGCTGCGGCAGATTTAAAAAAATTAACGCGTTATATGCCAGGTGTTAGTGTGGCTAAAGATGCTCAAAAAGGAGTGAGCCAAGGTATCCGAATTCGTGGTATTGATTTTAATAGAATTACGATGAGTATTGATGGGGATCGATTACCAGAAGGACAGGCGTGGGGACATAGCTCGGCTTATAATGCCGGACGAGATTTTGTTGAGTTTGATACTTTAAAGCGAGTGGATATTCTAAAAGAGCCTAATTCTGCTAAAAATGGGGCAGATACCTTAGCGGGCTCGGTTAATTTTAGAACATTTGACCCTGAAGATTTTGTGAACCTTGAAAAAACATATTACTTAGGATTACAACATCACTATACAAGTGCGAATAAAGGTCATCGCAGTACTTTTACAGGTGCCGGAATGAAGGATCAGTTCTCTTGGCTTTTTATCGGAACCGATAAGCGCTATCACGAAACAAAAAATCGTGGGGAAAATGATGAGCTTGGGAATAAACGTACAACCCCAAATCCTCTTGATGCCAAAGGCCATAACCTTTTAGGAAAAGTTGCCTGGACTGCGGAAAATCAACGCTTAGAAATTATGGCAGAAGAGTATAAGAATAAAATTGATGTAGATATGCTGCATATGAAGAGTAATCGAGCGCATATTTATGAAAATACTCTAGATATTAAACGTCAACGCTATGCGGCTGATTATCGCCTTGATCTTAATAATAATTGGATAGATCAGGCCAATATTCGCCTTTATCAAAATAAACTGACAAATCGTGATGGTGTTAGAAGCCGTTTTAGTGTGAGCGATAGTGTTCCAACTTCACATAGTGTGAGTGATTTTAAAGTAGATATTAAAGGGTTAAAGCTCGATTTTGACAAAGCGTTAGTGATTGGCTCAACATCTCATGCTCTCTCTTGGGGTGTTGATTTTAGAGAGACAAAAACATCTCGATTAGAAAAAGCGAACGCAAGCGCTGATAAGCAGCGTAAAGACTTTCCCGATGCAAAAATGCGTGATCTTGGTTTTTACTTACAAGATAATATTACATGGGGCGATGGTTGGCGCTTAAGTGCTGGGGTCAATATTGATCACCATACGATGAAAAGTACCCCTGATGCGGTATTTTTACAAGAGGGGAAAGTTGATACCAATGGGGGGAGGATCGATAGCCGTTATCTAGCTTCGCAGCGATATAGTGATACCAGCATCACGCCTAAATTAAATTTAAGTAAGTCCTTCTGGAATCAAAAAGCAGAAGCATTTATTGGTTATAGTGAAGGAGTTCGTCATCCATCATTTGACAATTTAGGGACATATAATCACGGTGGAACGCATTTAGTCCCTAATCTGGATCTTAAAAAAGAGACTTCTCGTAACTATATGGCAGGACTGCTTTACGATGATGGTTGGTCAAGATGGGGAGTGAATACCTATTTAAGTCAGTATCATAACTTTATTCGTACAGAAGATTTTGCCGATAGCCGTGGGCAGCGTTATACCATGCCGGTCAATGTAAAGCGTATTAATGTTTACGGTGTGGAATTGAGTTTTAAACAGCATCTTACTGAGAATTGGATTTTAAATGGTTCTTTGGCATACGCAAAGAGTAAAAATAGGGCGACAGGAAAGGAGCTTGAAAGTAATCCCTTTGATAAAGATCGTTTAGGAGTTGATCCTTTTACCTATACGCTCGGGCTTGCGTATGAGGCCGAGAATTGGGGTGCATCTTTAGATTGGAAGCATGTTAACGCTAAAACTCGTGAGTATAAGACCGATAATAAATACTTCCATTTTGTTGATTCACCAAAATATAATGTGGTGGATTTAACCACATGGTGGAAAGTGGATCGTAATATTGAGATTAATGCCGGGATCTATAACTTAACAAATGAGAAGTATTGGGATGGTATTGATCTTCAAGATGAGAAAGCGCATGGGATGTGGGCAGATTGGTATAACCATATAGATCGTTGGACACAACCTGGGCGAAACGTTGCGGTGAGTATTAAAATTAATATTTAA